GACCCAAGAACCGTGGCTTCGTCTTCGGCGCCGGTCCACCCTGCCCGCTACCTGTCGCTCTTTTTGGCCCTCCTCATCGGCGTCTACCTGCTGGTCTTCCTGACCGGTGACAAGAAGGCCGAACCCAAGCTGGGCATCGACCTGCAGGGCGGCACCCGTGTCACGCTGACCGCACGCACCCCGGACGGCTCCCGTCCGACCCGGGAATCGCTGATGCAGGCCCAGGAGATCATCAGCTCCCGCGTCGACGGGCTCGGCGTGTCCGGCTCGGAAGTCATCATCGATGGCGACAACCTGGTGATCACGGTCCCCGGGGACGACGGCTCCGAGGCGCGCAGCCTCGGACAGACCGCGCGGCTCTACATCCGCCCGGTCATTCACGCCATGCCGGCGCAGGCCCTGGATCCCGAACAGGCGGCACCGGAGGGCGCGCCACCGCTGGGTGACACCGGATTGCCGGCCCTGGCACCCGCGGAGCCCGAGGCTCCCGTCCGCACCCCGGGCGGGCCGGCAGGCACCGGCGCGCCGGCCGCACCGCCGGCGCAGCCCCGGCCGTACCCGCTGGAGCCTGCCCCGTCGCCGTCGCCGTCGCCGTCACCGGCACCGGCGCCCGCGCCCGCGCCCGGCGGACAGGACGAGAAGGCCGATCTCGCCCAGCGCATCGCCGATGAGAAGCAGTTGCGCCAGAGCACCGATCAGAGCATCCAGCTGCTGGCCCTGCAGTTCCAGGCCACCCGCTGCGACGAAGACGATGTGCTCGCCGGCAACGACGATCCCAATCTGCCGTTGGTGACGTGCTCGGTCGACCACAACACCGTGTACCTGCTGGACAAGTCGATCATGAGCGGCGAGGAGATCAAGACCGCCGGGTCCGGGCTGGACCAGCAGCGCGGCGACTACGTCGTCGACGTCGAGTTCAAGAGCACCGGCTCCAAGATCTGGGCCGACTTCACCGCCGCCAACGTCGGCACCCAGACCGCGTTCACCCTCGACTCCCAGGTGGTCAGCGCCCCCGAGATCCAGGAGGCGATCCCTGGCGGACGCACCCAGATCACCGGGCAGTTCACCGACGCGACGGCCCGGGAACTGGCCAACGTGCTCAAGTACGGTTCGCTGCCGCTGTCCTTCGAGTCCTCTGAGGCCGAGACGGTCTCGGCCACCCTGGGTCTGACCTCGCTCAAGGCCGGGTTGATCGCCGGTGCCGTCGGCTTGGCGCTGGTGTTGCTCTATTCACTGCTGTACTACCGCGTGCTCGGCCTGCTGACCGCACTGTCGCTGATCCTGGCCGGTGCCATGGTGTACGCGCTGCTGGTGCTGTTGGGCAGATACATCAACTACACGCTGGACCTGGCGGGTATCGCCGGTCTGATCATCGGTATCGGCACCACCGCCGACTCGTTCGTGGTGTTCTTCGAACGCATCAAGGACGAGATCCGCGAGGGTCGCTCGTTCCGTTCGGCGGTGCCGCGCGGTTGGGCCCGTGCCCGCAAGACGATCCTGTCCGGCAACGCCGTGACCTTCCTCGCCGCCGCGGTGCTCTACTTCCTGGCGGTCGGGCAGGTCAAGGGCTTCGCCTTCACCCTGGGTCTGACCACGATCCTGGACGTGCTGGTGGTGTTCCTGGTGACCTGGCCGCTGGTGTACCTGTGCTCCAAGTCCGCGACGCTGGCCAAGCCGGCGTTCAACGGTCTCGGGGCGGTTCAGCAGATCGCCCGCGAACGGCGCACGGTGTCCACGACGGGACGGGGTTAATCAGATGTCGGCCAAGCATTCGACAGAGAGCGCCACCGTGGCGGCGCCGGCCCCGGCAGCACAGCACGGGTTCTTCGTCCGCCTCTACACCGGCACCGGTGCGTTCGAGGTCATCGGTAAGCGCAAGCTCTGGTACGGCGTCAGCGGCGCCATCGTGGCCATCTCGCTGCTCGCCATGCTGGTGCGTGGCTTCACCTTCGGCATCGACTTCGAGGGCGGCACCAAGGTCTCGATGCCGGTGGACGGCGCCAAGGGGCAGGCCACCACCGAACAGGTCGAGACCGTGTTCGGCGACGCGTTGGGCAAACCGCCGGAGACCGTGGTCATCGTGGGCAACGGCCCGTCGGCCACGGTGCAGATCCGCACCGAGACGCTGACGAACGAGCAGACCGAGAAGCTGCGTGTCGCGCTGTTCGACGCGTTCGAGCCCAAGGGCGCCGACGGCCAGCCGAGCAAGCTCGCCATCAGCGACTCGGCGGTGTCCTCGACGTGGGGCGGCCAGATCACCCAGAAGGCGCTCATCGCGCTCGTGGTGTTCCTGGTGCTCGTCTCCATCTACATCACGGTGCGTTACGAGCGGTACATGGCCATGGCGGCGCTGGCCGCGATGTTCTTCGACCTGATCGTCACCGCGGGCGTCTATGCGCTGGTCGGTTTCGAGGTCACCCCGGCCACCGTGATCGGTCTGCTCACCATCCTGGGCTTCTCCATCTACGACACCGTCATCGTGTTCGACAAGGTGGAGGAGAACACCGCGGGCTTCGAGCACACCACCCGGCGTACCTTCGCCGAGCAGGCCAACCTGGCGGTCAACCAGACCTTCATGCGTTCGATCAACACCAGCCTCATCTCGGCGCTGCCGATCATCGCGTTGATGGTGATCGCGGTGTGGCTGCTGGGCGTGGGCACGCTGCAGGACCTGGCGTTGGTGCAGTTGGTCGGCGTTCTGGTCGGTACCTACTCCTCGATCTACTTCGCCACCCCCTTGCTGGTGAGCCTGCGGGAGCGCACCGAGCTGGTGAGCAAGCACACCAAGCGGGTGCTGCGCCGCCGCGCCGCTGCCGCGGCCAAGACCGGATCGGACGCCGAACCCGACGACACCGACACCGTCGACGCCGACGAGGATGTCGCCGGCGCCGCGGCCGAGGTCCCGGTGAGCACGGCGGCACCCGCGGGTCCGGCGCCGGACAAGCCGGCGCCCGGGGCGCGCCCCATCCGGCCCAACCGACCGTCGGGCAAACGGCGGCCGTAGTGCCGAGCGTGCGAGGCGCCCGCAGCACTGCGTCCGTAGCGGCCAGCGTGTCGCTGTCGGCGGCGCTGGTCCTGGCGGGCTGCTCGGCAGGATCGGACAACGTCGTCGACTATGCGGTCGACGGCACACTGATCACCTACAACACCAACTCGGTGGCCGGTGCCGCCTCCGGCGGGCCGCAGGCCTTCGCCCGGGTGCTCACCGGGTTCACCTACCGCGGCCCGGACGGCCAGATCGTCAGCGACCGCGACTACGGCACGGTCTCGGTGGTCGGTCGCGCCCCGCTGGTGCTCGACTACGAGATCAACGCCGACGCCGTCTACTCCGACGGCAAACCGATCACCTGCGATGACATGGTGCTGACCTGGGCGGCGCAGTCCGGGCGGTTCCCGGCCTTCGACGCGGCCAGCAGCGCGGGGTACCGCGACATCGCCACCGTCGACTGCGTTCCGGGGCAGAAGAAGGCGCGGGTGTCCTTCGCGCCGGACCGCGGCGTGGTGGACTACGGCCAGCTGTTCGGGGCGACCTCGCTGATGCCGTCCCATGTGCTCGCCGACGAACTGGACCTCGGCGAGGGCGGTGTCACCGCCGCGATCCAGACCAGCGATGTGGGCAACCTGGAACGCATCGCGCGGGCCTGGAACTCCAGCTGGGAGCTGAATCCCGACACCGACACCAAGCGGCTGCCGTCCTCCGGCCCCTACAAGGTCGATTCGGTGACCGAGGACGGTGCGGTGGTCCTGGTGGCCAACGACAAGTGGTGGGGCGCCAAACCGCTGGCGTCGCGGGTGACGGTGTGGGCCCGCGGGGCCGATATCCAGGACCGGGTCAACGACGGTTCCTTCGATGTCGTGGACATCGCGACCGGGTCCTCGGGCACGCTCAACCTGCCGGCCGGTTACTCCCGTACCGATACCCCGTCGGCGGGGATCGAGCAGCTGATCTATGCCGCGCAGGGACCGATGGCCGCGCAGCCGGCCCGCCGCGCCCTGTCGCTGTGCACCCCACGGGACACCATCGCCCGCAATGCGCAGGTGCCGGTGGCCAACGCCCGGCTCAGCCCGACCGCCGAGGACGCCCTGTCGGCCGCCGAAAGCGCCGGGGAAGCGGGGCAGTTCACCGTCGCCGACGTCGACGGCGCCCGCGCGGCACTGGAGAACCGGCCGTTGACCGTCCGGATCGGCTATCAGAGCCCGAACCCCAGGCTGGCCGCCACTGTCGGGGCCATCGCCCAGGCGTGCGAGCCCGCGGGGATCACCGTGACCGAGGCGGCCGGCGAGGACGTCGGCCCGCTCAGTCTGCGCGACAACACGATCGACGTGCTGATCGCCAGCACCGGCGGTGCCCCGGGCAGCGGCTCGACCGGTTCGGCGGCGCTGGACGCCTACGATCTGCACACCGGCAACGGCAACAATCTGTCCGGCTACAGCAATGAGCGCATCGACGGCATCATCGACGCCCTCGCGGTGACCGCGGACCCCAAGGAGCTGGCCCGGTTGCTGGCGGAGAGCGGGCCGATTCTGTGGGCCGACGTCCCGACGTTGCCGCTGTACCGCCAGCAGCGCACCTTGTTGACCTCCAAGCGGGTGACCGCGGTGAGCAGTAACCCGACACGATGGGGAGCAGGATGGAACATGGACCGTTGGACACTGTCGTGATGCCGGGTCTGTCGTGAGCGCTCGCGCCGAGGCCGCCAGGCTGATCAACGCACTGACCCGGCACGTGGACGACTTCCCGATCCTCGGGGTCGGCTTCAAGGATCTGACCCCGGTGCTCGCCGACCCGCGCGGCTTGGCGGTCGTCACCGACGCGCTGGCCGAGGAGGCCGACGGTGTCGATCTGGTCGCCGGTCTGGATGCGCGGGGTTTTCTGCTCGGCGCCGCGGTGGCACTGAAGCTGGGCACCGGTGTGCTGGCCGTGCGTAAGGGCGGCAAGCTGCCGCCCCCGGTGCATGCCGTGCAGTACGAGCTGGAATACGGTTCGGCGACGCTGGAGATCCCGGCCGACGGAATTGATCTGGTCGACCGCAGCGTTCTGGTGATCGATGATGTGCTGGCGACCGGCGGCACGCTGTCCGCGGCGGCGCAGTTGCTCGGCAAGGCCGGTGCCCAGGTCGTGGGTGCGGCGGTGGTTCTGGAGCTGCTCGAGCTGAACGGCCGCGCCGCGGTACAACCACTGCAGGTCACCAGCCTGATCACCAGCTGAGGGGGATATCCTCGAAGTCCGAAGGCTAGGAGGTGGGCATGGCAGACGAATCCGGCAGTGGTCAGGTCGTCGCGTCCCCGAGCACGGGCGAGAACGCAGCGCCGGACACCTCGAAGACCAGCGCGTCGCGCCGGGTCCGGGCCAGGCTGGCCCGACGGATGACCTCCCAGCGCAGCCTGGTCAACCCGGTTCTCGAGCCGCTGGTCGCCGTGCACCGGCAGTTCCATCCGAAGGCCGATCTGGCCATCCTGCAGCGCGCCTACGATGTCGCCGAGCAGCGGCACGCCGACCAGTTGCGCCGCTCCGGGGACCCCTACATCACCCACCCACTGGCGGTGGCGAACATCCTGGCCGAGCTCGGCATGGACACCACTACGCTGGTGGCGGCGCTGCTGCACGACACCGTCGAGGACACCGGCTACTCGCTGGAGGCGCTGACCGAGGACTTCGGCAGCGAGGTCGGGCATCTGGTCGACGGCGTCACCAAGCTGGACAAGGTCGCGCTCGGCAGCGCCGCCGAGGGCGAGACCATCCGTAAGATGATCATCGCGATGGCCCGCGACCCGCGGGTGCTGGTGATCAAGGTCGCCGACCGGTTGCACAACATGCGCACCATGCGGTTCCTGCCGCCGGAGAAACAGGCCCGCAAGGCCCGCGAGACGCTGGAAGTCATTGCGCCGCTGGCGCACCGGCTCGGCATGGCGACGGTGAAATGGGAGCTGGAGGATCTGTCGTTCGCGATCCTGCACCCCAAGCGCTACGAGGAGATCGTGCGACTGGTGGCCGACCGGGCCCCGTCGCGGGACACCTACCTGGCCCGGGTGCGGGCCGAGATCGGTTCCTCGCTGGCGGCGATGAAGATCAACGCCTCGGTGGAGGGCCGGCCCAAGCATTACTGGTCGATCTATCAGAAGATGATCGTCAAGGGCCGCGACTTCGACGACATCCACGACCTGGTCGGTGTCCGGATCCTGTGCCACGACATGCGGGACTGTTACGCCGCGGTGGGCGTCGTGCATTCGTTGTGGCAGCCGATGGCGGGCCGGTTCAAGGACTACATCGCTCAGCCGCGCTACGGGGTGTACCAGTCGTTGCACACCACGGTGATCGGGCCGGAAGGCAAGCCGCTGGAGGTGCAGATCCGCACCAACGAGATGCACGACACCGCCGAGTTCGGTATCGCGGCGCACTGGCGGTACAAGGAAGCCAAGGGCCGCAACGGGCTACCGGCGGGGCACACCTCTGCCGAGATCGACGAGATGGCCTGGATGCGTCAACTCCTCGACTGGCAGCGGGAAGCCGCCGACCCCGGGGAGTTCCTGGAGTCGCTGCGTTACGACCTTGCGGTGCAGGAGATCTTCGTCTTCACGCCCAAGGGCGATGTCGTCACCCTGCCGACCGGATCCACCCCGGTGGACTTCGCCTACGCGGTGCACACCGAGGTCGGGCACCGCTGTATCGGGGCCCGGGTCAACCACCGCCTGGTGGCGCTTGAGCGCAAGCTCGAAAACGGGGACCAGGTCGAGGTTTTCACCTCGAAGGCCGCCAACGCCGGACCGTCGCGCGACTGGCAGACCTTCGTGGTATCGCCGCGCGCGAAGGCCAAGATCCGGCAGTGGTTCGCCAAGGAACGCCGCGAAGAGGCACTGGAGGCCGGCAAGGACGCCATCGTCCGGGAGGTGCGTCGCGGCGGGCTTCCGTTGCAGCGGTTGATGAACGCCGAGTCCATCACCGCACTGGCGCGTGAACTGCACTACGCCGACGTGTCCGCCCTCTACACCGCGGTCGGTGAGGGGCACACCTCGGCCCGGCACGTCGTGCAGCGGCTGCTGGCCCAACTCGGCGGGGACGAAGAGGCCGAAGACGAGATCGCCGAGCGGTCCACCCCGGCGACGATGCCGGTGCGCCAACGCACGAATGACGATGTCGGCGTGTCGGTTCCGGGTGCGGTCGGGGTGCTGACCAAGCTGGCCAAGTGCTGCACCCCGGTGCCCGGTGACGCGATCATGGGGTTCGTCACGCGCGGCGGCGGTGTCAGCGTGCACCGTACCGATTGCACGAATGCGGAGTCCCTGCAGGAACAGTCCGAACGGATCATCGAGGTGCACTGGGCGCCGTCCCCGTCGTCGGTGTTCCTGGTGGCGATCCAGGTGGAGGCGTTGGACCGGCACCGGTTGCTCTCCGATGTCACCCGGGTGCTCGCCGACGAGAAGGTGAACATCCTGTCGGCCTCGGTGACCACGTCCAACGACCGGGTCGCGATCAGCCGGTTCACCTTCGAGATGGGCGACCCGAAGCACCTCGGTCATGTGCTCAACGTGGTGCGCAACGTGGAGGGCGTGTACGACGTGTACCGGGTGACGTCCGCGGCGTAGCCGCCCGAGCCCGGGTGGGATAAT
This region of Mycolicibacterium diernhoferi genomic DNA includes:
- the secD gene encoding protein translocase subunit SecD produces the protein MASSSAPVHPARYLSLFLALLIGVYLLVFLTGDKKAEPKLGIDLQGGTRVTLTARTPDGSRPTRESLMQAQEIISSRVDGLGVSGSEVIIDGDNLVITVPGDDGSEARSLGQTARLYIRPVIHAMPAQALDPEQAAPEGAPPLGDTGLPALAPAEPEAPVRTPGGPAGTGAPAAPPAQPRPYPLEPAPSPSPSPSPAPAPAPAPGGQDEKADLAQRIADEKQLRQSTDQSIQLLALQFQATRCDEDDVLAGNDDPNLPLVTCSVDHNTVYLLDKSIMSGEEIKTAGSGLDQQRGDYVVDVEFKSTGSKIWADFTAANVGTQTAFTLDSQVVSAPEIQEAIPGGRTQITGQFTDATARELANVLKYGSLPLSFESSEAETVSATLGLTSLKAGLIAGAVGLALVLLYSLLYYRVLGLLTALSLILAGAMVYALLVLLGRYINYTLDLAGIAGLIIGIGTTADSFVVFFERIKDEIREGRSFRSAVPRGWARARKTILSGNAVTFLAAAVLYFLAVGQVKGFAFTLGLTTILDVLVVFLVTWPLVYLCSKSATLAKPAFNGLGAVQQIARERRTVSTTGRG
- the secF gene encoding protein translocase subunit SecF; the encoded protein is MSAKHSTESATVAAPAPAAQHGFFVRLYTGTGAFEVIGKRKLWYGVSGAIVAISLLAMLVRGFTFGIDFEGGTKVSMPVDGAKGQATTEQVETVFGDALGKPPETVVIVGNGPSATVQIRTETLTNEQTEKLRVALFDAFEPKGADGQPSKLAISDSAVSSTWGGQITQKALIALVVFLVLVSIYITVRYERYMAMAALAAMFFDLIVTAGVYALVGFEVTPATVIGLLTILGFSIYDTVIVFDKVEENTAGFEHTTRRTFAEQANLAVNQTFMRSINTSLISALPIIALMVIAVWLLGVGTLQDLALVQLVGVLVGTYSSIYFATPLLVSLRERTELVSKHTKRVLRRRAAAAAKTGSDAEPDDTDTVDADEDVAGAAAEVPVSTAAPAGPAPDKPAPGARPIRPNRPSGKRRP
- a CDS encoding ABC transporter substrate-binding protein, producing the protein MSLSAALVLAGCSAGSDNVVDYAVDGTLITYNTNSVAGAASGGPQAFARVLTGFTYRGPDGQIVSDRDYGTVSVVGRAPLVLDYEINADAVYSDGKPITCDDMVLTWAAQSGRFPAFDAASSAGYRDIATVDCVPGQKKARVSFAPDRGVVDYGQLFGATSLMPSHVLADELDLGEGGVTAAIQTSDVGNLERIARAWNSSWELNPDTDTKRLPSSGPYKVDSVTEDGAVVLVANDKWWGAKPLASRVTVWARGADIQDRVNDGSFDVVDIATGSSGTLNLPAGYSRTDTPSAGIEQLIYAAQGPMAAQPARRALSLCTPRDTIARNAQVPVANARLSPTAEDALSAAESAGEAGQFTVADVDGARAALENRPLTVRIGYQSPNPRLAATVGAIAQACEPAGITVTEAAGEDVGPLSLRDNTIDVLIASTGGAPGSGSTGSAALDAYDLHTGNGNNLSGYSNERIDGIIDALAVTADPKELARLLAESGPILWADVPTLPLYRQQRTLLTSKRVTAVSSNPTRWGAGWNMDRWTLS
- a CDS encoding adenine phosphoribosyltransferase, whose product is MSARAEAARLINALTRHVDDFPILGVGFKDLTPVLADPRGLAVVTDALAEEADGVDLVAGLDARGFLLGAAVALKLGTGVLAVRKGGKLPPPVHAVQYELEYGSATLEIPADGIDLVDRSVLVIDDVLATGGTLSAAAQLLGKAGAQVVGAAVVLELLELNGRAAVQPLQVTSLITS
- a CDS encoding RelA/SpoT family protein → MADESGSGQVVASPSTGENAAPDTSKTSASRRVRARLARRMTSQRSLVNPVLEPLVAVHRQFHPKADLAILQRAYDVAEQRHADQLRRSGDPYITHPLAVANILAELGMDTTTLVAALLHDTVEDTGYSLEALTEDFGSEVGHLVDGVTKLDKVALGSAAEGETIRKMIIAMARDPRVLVIKVADRLHNMRTMRFLPPEKQARKARETLEVIAPLAHRLGMATVKWELEDLSFAILHPKRYEEIVRLVADRAPSRDTYLARVRAEIGSSLAAMKINASVEGRPKHYWSIYQKMIVKGRDFDDIHDLVGVRILCHDMRDCYAAVGVVHSLWQPMAGRFKDYIAQPRYGVYQSLHTTVIGPEGKPLEVQIRTNEMHDTAEFGIAAHWRYKEAKGRNGLPAGHTSAEIDEMAWMRQLLDWQREAADPGEFLESLRYDLAVQEIFVFTPKGDVVTLPTGSTPVDFAYAVHTEVGHRCIGARVNHRLVALERKLENGDQVEVFTSKAANAGPSRDWQTFVVSPRAKAKIRQWFAKERREEALEAGKDAIVREVRRGGLPLQRLMNAESITALARELHYADVSALYTAVGEGHTSARHVVQRLLAQLGGDEEAEDEIAERSTPATMPVRQRTNDDVGVSVPGAVGVLTKLAKCCTPVPGDAIMGFVTRGGGVSVHRTDCTNAESLQEQSERIIEVHWAPSPSSVFLVAIQVEALDRHRLLSDVTRVLADEKVNILSASVTTSNDRVAISRFTFEMGDPKHLGHVLNVVRNVEGVYDVYRVTSAA